Genomic DNA from Buteo buteo chromosome 21, bButBut1.hap1.1, whole genome shotgun sequence:
gagaaggaaatgaaaaacagactgCTCGCTACCAACCCCATCAGCTCTATTGCGAGGCCCGATTTGATGTGAaggcccttcccttccccaagaCTATTGTGCGTGTTAGTTGATGTGCAGAGCAACTGCTGTACCTGGCTGTGAGCAGAAGCTGCGTCTTCTTCTGCCAGGAATTCCGGCAGGGAAGCAGATCTTTCGAAAGCCCGTCGCACTTTGGTGAATCCGTAGAGGTTGAGCTGTCGAAGGAAGCTCTTCATCTTCTGCGTGGCAAAAACCCGCAGAGGTCtttccctgcccagcacctccTCTTTGAAGAGTTTTTCACTGATGGCCACGCATTGTCCACCCTGACTCCACCAAATGGACCGAAACTCGTCGCTTTCCAGCATTTTCCAAAGCTTCTCCGGAAAGGAGAGGGATGAGAATTCATTGGCTTTGCCTGCTCCCTTGGTGGAAACAGGACGGACTCGTTTGGCCTCGTGTCCATCACCGCCAGGTTGGCCATCCCGCTCCTCCTTTATCGCTCGTCCGGCAGCATCACGGGGTTCTCTTCCCCCCTGTCCTGGAGGGCCAGGAGAAGTCATGTCTGGCAGCTGGCCCATCTCGTCCGGAGCAGAGATGGAtggtgtttctgcagcaggcagctcccttTTCATCTCTCTTGTCCCAGTGGGACTAAAGAAGTTTCCCTCACTGGCCATCGCCCTGGACAGCCAGGCCTTCTCCTGCCAGTCAGCAAGCAAAGGCCACCTGGCGCTGGCTGGCTCTGAGTGCCAGTGGAACACCCTGAGCTGTTGCTGTGACACCTGTGTTGCAGAGTGGTGACATCACCGTGTGACATCTCGGTGATGCTTGACAGTGGTGCCCTGGCAGAAGGGAGCAGCCAGAGGAGAAATGGCTGAAGAGCACTTGTTGCTTTTCCCTCCCAGAGCCACCAGTGGTGGGACTCCAGAGCGCAGAAGTCAATAAAGCTGCGTTGAAGGGCTGTAGGCAGCGAGAGGACCGTGCTGTGTGCGGTTGCGTCCAGGAGTGGGTCCGCAGGGAGGAGCGGGGACAGCTGCAGCCTTGGGCATCCCAGTGCCCTGTTCA
This window encodes:
- the LOC142042694 gene encoding uncharacterized protein LOC142042694, whose translation is MASEGNFFSPTGTREMKRELPAAETPSISAPDEMGQLPDMTSPGPPGQGGREPRDAAGRAIKEERDGQPGGDGHEAKRVRPVSTKGAGKANEFSSLSFPEKLWKMLESDEFRSIWWSQGGQCVAISEKLFKEEVLGRERPLRVFATQKMKSFLRQLNLYGFTKVRRAFERSASLPEFLAEEDAASAHSQILYYYNPAFNREHPHLLEKCKRGAGLKRRAPHAPEVDEGHPSTSPDGQPARDMQASPPVMITPTKRRAEAPPGLSSAHPSPPAAGPRLPEPDRAAGIERFTSLAAAFLTPPGSQTPRGFQHAAPWFALPMLAAASALLKPRPPHGQSRRVRHCPTCTCSPSLADAGSAAGPQRGIF